A window of Centropristis striata isolate RG_2023a ecotype Rhode Island chromosome 13, C.striata_1.0, whole genome shotgun sequence genomic DNA:
GGagattttttatatgtataattattttttatttttttgtttacagagaatctttttttaaataaaacttgcCACTTTATGATCACCAAATGGACAGTTTTATAGCATCAGACCAACCACCTGACTGTGAAAACTGTGGTTGTGGTTTCTTTGTTTTCACTGCAGGATAAACCTGAGTTTTCCAATCATCCACCTGTTGAGAGTGAAATGAGTAAAAGCGTCAGCGGGACGAGTTAAGAGAGGTCACACTTGCAGCCGTTCTTTAGAAGCATTCACTTCAGGTAAGCATACCCTTGTAAGTAGAAATATTGAGATGACAACTTTTGACTctgcaaaatgaaaaattttggACATATTTCAACTGCTTTCAAACCCAGATAACTTTTCTTTCTGAATATAAATGATGTTTTATGTTGTGTCTGTCTGAACAGGTCGTCCTGTTGCACAGCTCCTTTGCCTGAATCCAAAAAGTTTGCATCCAATATGGAAACAGCATCGCCTGCTTTAGATGTAGGAGATGTCATCCCAACACACCGTCAGTGTTCAATTGAGATAACAAATAAATGCTCTCAATACACACTCTGTAACCCAAGGTAACTAACTGCacttattttttggtctttaatagaaataataatacaatttattaatacttttatCCTGTTTCTAGTTATTTCACTGAGAGTGGTAGCTGTGCCAAACCTTTGCCTGATCGCATTGACTCGGAATCATCTGGCAGTGGACTTTTCATCAAGACTCCCAACACTGCTCGTGGAGCTGTCGGCGTCTTCACTTACGATCTCATCAACAAATCTACAAATAAGTCCACTGGGAAAATAGCTGTTATGTTTTCTGTGCCCTATGATTTCAACTTCCACGCAAACTGGTACGCAGTGGGAATCTTTGGTATGTTCAAAGAGTGCAACTATGATCTTTATTATCAGATGTACAACGACACTGACAGCACGTTTGTCAGAAGTAAAGCAGGCCATGGTATCAAACACAGTCAC
This region includes:
- the LOC131983402 gene encoding DELTA-sagatoxin-Srs1a-like; this encodes METASPALDVGDVIPTHRQCSIEITNKCSQYTLCNPSYFTESGSCAKPLPDRIDSESSGSGLFIKTPNTARGAVGVFTYDLINKSTNKSTGKIAVMFSVPYDFNFHANWYAVGIFGMFKECNYDLYYQMYNDTDSTFVRSKAGHGIKHSHKGFTFTATMSDTYQPEMKVEVRGDDDE